The Desulfovibrio sp. genomic sequence CAGCCTCCCGGATGGGCTCGGTTGGGTTCTGACGCTGTCGCCGGTCGCGTTCATCATCGCTTTCGTCGCGCACATGGTTGGCCAACCCTTCGCCTGTGGAAAGCGGGCCGCCGCTCTCCCGGGCGGGGGAAGGCACTCCCCATGTTTTCAGGTCGGCAGGCTGGCAGTGCTCCCGCCCAAACAGTTTGGTGACCGGATGGCGTGAGGTTCCCTTGCGTGCTTTGCTGGAATTCCCGCAGATCACGGCGAAGAGTCGCGGGGGGTGGATGGTCTCGCCTACATAGATGTGTGGGCCTTGGTTGGTCGTGTGGCCGTAGATTTCCGCGCCGAAGCGCACCAACGTGGTGATGCACACCGCCGCCGGATCAGCTTCGCTGTCCCGTGTCGCCAGTCGCACGAATTCGCCCAGAATGCCCGGGCAGGCGTCAAACGAAAACCGGGGCCATTCCTTGAGGTTGAGGCCGACCGATTCATCCGGGGGTGTTTCCTGACGCGAACAAGGAAGCGAGCGCACAGCGGGCCTGCCGCTCATCTCCCACCCCTGGCCCTCTGTTCCGTTTTTGTCGGCCTGCCGCGACGCCTGACAGGGGGCACAGAGTGACCTCTTTCGGCGTTCGCCTTGATGTCGGCCTGGGCGGCCTTGGCATCGATCCACGCATCAACGGCTTCCACCAGCCAAGCCAAGCGGCGTCCCAACTTCATGGGAGGAGGAACAGCGTCATACTGCTTTCGGGCGAGATGCCCATGGACCGCTGCGATGCTTTTCCCCAGGATGGTGGACAGCTCTTCGATGTTGTAAAAACGTTGGGTGACCATGGATACTCCTCATTTGTTGTGAAGCGAATGAATGAGGAGGCATAAACGCACGTCGTTTAATTTTGTCAAGTCGCGGAAATAATTTCCGATCCAACATGTGCTAGTATAATTCAGCATGGATCAACGTGGTCCAATATTATTCAGCTCGTAGCACCATGTCCCAATATAACTCCATGTGGACTCGTTGCATCGTATCGAATTGCCTGAGTGTTTCACAACACGGCAACTGGGCTCGAAAAAAGTGAGAAATAATGGTCGGCGAAGATGGCATTAAATCCGGCAGCTTTGCTTGCCAGGCTCATCTGCCCGGAGGTAAGGAGGGGTTTCGGGAAGCAGGTCTCGGGGATGCGGATGCTATCGCCCAGGGAGTTCATCCGCTTGTCAGCAACTGCGGGGTGTCCGGTTTATCGGGGTAACTCCAGTGGAAGCTTTGCAGGGGGCGCGTCTCATCCGGTAAATCGGCCCATGGCGGACGGTCAGATTGAAGCGTTTTTTTGCTCCAAATTTGCTCCACTCGGACTGAAAAACCGTGATTTTTCGTGAAAACTCATGAACACTCAACCACCTGATAATACTTGATTGTTTATGGTAAGTATTGGATAAGATTGAACGATTTCAGCAACTTAAAATCCCTTGATCCGAAAGGGCCGCTCCGGTTCGAGTTTGGCCTCGGGCACCAACTCTAGTTATCGCGGCTGATTAGAATCCACTCCTAATGACCTTGCTTCGGTGAGGACTTCAGGAGGAGCGGAAGTTCTTAATATTTTCTCTTTAATTTCAGGGCAATGCATGATGAACGCAAAGTGATGTGGGAGGGATCTCTATAGCCAAAAACCAGTGGTCTCTTGAGCTGAATACAGTCCCGGCGTTCACTGATGCGAGATCCTCTAGCGCGACAAATACCACAGGGTATGTGGAATTTGTTTTACTTTCCTGGATGTTGTGGTATCTAGAGACAACAGTCTTAAAACCCGCCGGGAAAGACTTGCTCGCGGCGAACAGGAACTTTCATTTGCCTGGGGGCTCGATGAACCCGCTCGCCTTGTTCAAGTTCGCTCTTCTCTTCCTGGCGCTCATCCTGTCCGCCTGTACTCCCGACAGACACAACGACGGCAAGCTCATCATCGGCGTTTCCATCCCCACGCAACGCGAAGAACGCTGGGTGCGCGACGTTCAGGTGCTCAAGGCCGAGGCCAAGGCCCATTCGGCAGAGCTGCTCCTCCAAATCTCCGACAATGACGCCAACCGCCAGCTCGCCCAGTGCGAGAACCTGCTGGCCCAGAACATCGACGTCCTGATCCTCGCCCCG encodes the following:
- a CDS encoding transcriptional regulator, yielding MVTQRFYNIEELSTILGKSIAAVHGHLARKQYDAVPPPMKLGRRLAWLVEAVDAWIDAKAAQADIKANAERGHSVPPVRRRGRPTKTEQRARGGR